CACGGTGTCCGGACTGCGGGACAGCATTCGCGCTGTCGCTCGTCGAACACCTCGACGATCACGATGCACCCAGCTATCGCCACGGCACTCGATCGTATCGCGGCCCGTGAGGGCCGCGACCGGACGGCCTTGCCCCCGCTGTACGAGGCCGTCGATCCCGAGGTGCTGGGCGCGCTGCTCGAGTTGAA
This window of the Natrinema salifodinae genome carries:
- a CDS encoding HalOD1 output domain-containing protein; translation: MHPAIATALDRIAAREGRDRTALPPLYEAVDPEVLGALLELNPDVTVRFEYEDYRVVIAPNPHDVKVIDADR